The DNA window AGGACCGGCAGGCCACCGAGCGAAGAGACGACGATCGCCTTCACAGGTGGAAGCCCTCGATGAGCCGCTGTACTCGCAGCCCGGCAGAGAAGTCGGCCAGTGTGGTCTGCTCGCCTCGGACCGCTCTGGCGAACTCGGTCAGCCGGGTCTGCTCATCACCCCGCGGACCATCCAGCGTGACCTCTCGCCAGCCGGACCCATCGCCTTCGAAAAGCCGTCCCCACTCGGTGATTCGGTAGGAGGCCCGGGAGCCGTACAGCGTCCACTCATAGCTCTCCGGCCCGGCGGCCACCTGTCCGGACACTCGCACCGGCACGGCGTCGGCTGCCGTCAGCAGCACGTCCGCCGCGGTCTCGGCGGCAGGCCCGTAGGTGATCTGGGCGTGCGACCGGGTAAGCGGGCCCAGCAGGCGGTCGGTCAGGAAGAGAAAGTGCGAGGCGACCTCGCGCAAGAACCCGCCCTGTTCCCGCCCGGCCACCCAACCGGCTGCGCGCTGGAAGGCGCGCGGCCACTCCGGGAAGAGCAACCGGACCTCCACGCCCAGCACCGTCCCGGCCTCCCCCGCGCGCAGCGCCCGGCCGACCTCGACCGCGGCGGCACGGTCGGACAGTACGAAGTTGAGCGCGTTCACCGACCCCAGCTCCGCGGCGACCGAGACCATCTCAGCGCCCTCGTCCAGGTCGATGGCGAGCGGCTTCTCGCAGAAGACGGCCTTGCCCGCCTTCATCGCCTGGACGGCGTAGCCGGCGTGGGTCGAGGGCGGTGAGGCGATGTAGACCGCGTCGATGTCCGGGTGGTCGATGACGCGTTGGGCGTCCGGCGTGTGCGGGACGCCATCGGGTGCCAGTCGGACCGGGTCGGCGGTCAGCACGGTCTCGAACTCGGGATGGCCGGTCGCGATGCCGAGCATTTCAGAACCCATGGCGCCCAAGCCGATGATGCCCAGGCGGATGACCTGCTGATTCATGCGACCCAGCCTGTCGCCCGAGGAACCATCAGCACAAGCGATGATTTCTTAATGACGATTAAGTTTCAGTGTATTATCGGCCCGTGCTCGACGTTCACCGGCTGATGGTGCTCCGCTCCGTCGTGGAGACCGGTTCGATTCAGGCCGCTGCCGCGCACCTGGGTTACACCCCCTCGGCGATCAGCCAGCACCTGGCCACCCTGCAGCGTGAGACCGGCACAGTGCTCATGGAGCGGATCGGCCGGGGCATCCGGCCGACCGAGGCGGGACGGCTGCTCGCCGCCCATGCCGGGCGGATCCAAAGTCAGATCTCCGCGGCCGAGACCGCCCTCGCCGACCTGCGCGCAGGCAAGACCCAGCGACTGGTCGTCCGCTACTTCGCCACGGCAGGAGCAGTGCTCATCCCGCCGATCATGGCCGACTTCAGCCGCCGGTTCCCGGATGTGCGGGTGGAACTGCGGCTCGGCAAGGGCCTCGACAATGAGGGCGCCGATGCCGAGATCGTGGTGCTCCCCGGCACCGCCGGGGTGCCCGCCGGGTTCCGCGCGATCCATCTGCTCGACGATCCCTACGTGGTCGTACTGCCGTCCAGCCATCCCCTCGCCGAGGTGGAGGTGGTCGATCTGGCCCGGCTCGCCGGTGAGCCGTGGATCGACAACGAGTGGCCCAGCACGCTCTGCCGCGAAATCGTCCTCGACGCCTGCGGGGCCGCCGGGTTCAGCCCGCATTTCGTCGTGGAAGCCCACGACTACTCCTCGGCGGTCGCCTTCGTCGCGGCCGGGCTGGGCGTGACCGTGCTCCCCCAGCTCGCCCTGGGCGCCATCCCCACGGGCAATCTGACCTGCCGGCCGATCACCCGCCCGGTCCCGCGCCGCGAGATCTACGTCGTGGTCAGGGAGTACGCCGCTGACCATCCGGCGCTGGCCGCCTTCCTCACCCTCCTCCAAGCCTCGGCTGCCGAAAGGTGCGCCCCGATCGCCGCCGGCTCACCTCGAAGGCCGCCTGGACAGGCCTGAGCTCGACGTGACGGTCAGAAGTCGAAGTCGTCGATGTTGGACCTGTCGAACACGGTGGGCTTGCCGAGCAGCACCTCGCCCTTGGCCCCGACGGGGTATTCGCCCAGTT is part of the Nonomuraea coxensis DSM 45129 genome and encodes:
- a CDS encoding Gfo/Idh/MocA family protein encodes the protein MNQQVIRLGIIGLGAMGSEMLGIATGHPEFETVLTADPVRLAPDGVPHTPDAQRVIDHPDIDAVYIASPPSTHAGYAVQAMKAGKAVFCEKPLAIDLDEGAEMVSVAAELGSVNALNFVLSDRAAAVEVGRALRAGEAGTVLGVEVRLLFPEWPRAFQRAAGWVAGREQGGFLREVASHFLFLTDRLLGPLTRSHAQITYGPAAETAADVLLTAADAVPVRVSGQVAAGPESYEWTLYGSRASYRITEWGRLFEGDGSGWREVTLDGPRGDEQTRLTEFARAVRGEQTTLADFSAGLRVQRLIEGFHL
- a CDS encoding LysR family transcriptional regulator translates to MLDVHRLMVLRSVVETGSIQAAAAHLGYTPSAISQHLATLQRETGTVLMERIGRGIRPTEAGRLLAAHAGRIQSQISAAETALADLRAGKTQRLVVRYFATAGAVLIPPIMADFSRRFPDVRVELRLGKGLDNEGADAEIVVLPGTAGVPAGFRAIHLLDDPYVVVLPSSHPLAEVEVVDLARLAGEPWIDNEWPSTLCREIVLDACGAAGFSPHFVVEAHDYSSAVAFVAAGLGVTVLPQLALGAIPTGNLTCRPITRPVPRREIYVVVREYAADHPALAAFLTLLQASAAERCAPIAAGSPRRPPGQA